Part of the Mycolicibacterium thermoresistibile genome, CCGTGCCGCCACGACCACCACATCGGCCATGATGCCGCTCGAGATGAACGTCTTCTGGCCGTTGAGGATCCAGCGGTCACCGTCCCGGTGTGCGGTGGTGCGGATCCCGCGCAGATCGCTGCCTGCGTCAGGTTCGGTCATCGCGAGCGCACCGATGAGTTCGCCGGATGCGAAACCGGGCAGCCACCGCTGCTTCTGTTCCTCTGTGGTCAGATCGAGCAGGTAATGCAGGACCAGATCGTCCTGCAGACTCACCGTGAGACCGAACGACAACGCGGTGATCCGGGCGATCTCCTCACACACCACCATGCGGTAGCGGTAGTCAGGCTCGCCGGCGCCGCCGTACTTCTCATCGATCTGCAGTGCGTAGATGCCCGCCTTGGCGGCCCGTGCGAAGACGTCACGATCGATCCACCGGTTACGGTCCCACTCTTCCTGGAACGGAACCACTTCCCGGGCGAGGAATTCACGGACCGTCTCGCGGTAGGCATCGTGGTCGGCGGTGTAGAGCGAGCGGCGCATCCCTACAATCTCTCGATTATGGTGACGTTGGCCTGACCACCGCCCTCACACATGGTCTGCAGACCGTACCGGCCGCCGGTGCGCTCGAGATGGTGCAGCAGTGAGGTCATCAGCCGGGCTCCGGTGCAGCCGATCGGATGACCCAGCGCGATGGCGCCTCCGTTCGGATTGACCCGGGCCGGGTCGGCGCCGAGTTCGGCCAGCCAGGCCAGCACCACCGGTGCGAACGCCTCGTTGATCTCGACCGCATCGATGTCGTCGATCGACATACCGGCGCGCTTGAGGGCGTGCTGGGTGGCCGGAATCGGTGCGGTGAGCATCATCACCGGGTCGGCGCCGCGGACCGACATGTGATGGATACGGGCCCGCGGGGTGAGATTGAACCGGTCGACCGCATCCTTCGACGCCACCAGCAGGGCGGCGGCGCCGTCCGAGATCTGGCTGGCCACCGCGGCGGTGAGCACACCGCCCTCGATCAGCGTGGGCAGGCTCGCCATCTTCTCCAGGGAGGTGTCCGGGCGCGGTCCCTCGTCGACGGTCGCGTCGGCGTACGGCGTGATCTCCTTGTCGAAGTAGCCGGCTTCGATGGCCGCCACGGCGCGCCGGTGGCTCTCCAGCGCGAACTTCTCGTTGTCCTCGCGGGACAGCTTCCAGTGCTCGGCGATCATCTCGGCGCCGCGGAACTGGGAGATCTCCTGGTCGCCGTAACGCGCCTGCCAGCCCTCGCATCCGGTCCATGGATCGGTGGCGCCGTAGGGTTCGCCGGCCGCGAACGCGCTCAGGATGGGGAACTGGCTCATCTTCTGGACGCCGCCGGCGACAATCAGGTCGACCGTGCCGCTCATCACACCCTGCGCGGCGAAGTGGACGGCCTGCTGCGCAGAGCCGCACTGCCGGTCGATGGTCACGCCGGGCACGGATTCCGGCAACCCGGCCGCCAGTGCTGCGGTGCGGGCGATGTCGCCGGCCTGGGAGCCGATGTTGTCCAGACACCCGAAGATGACGTCGTCGATCGCGGCGGGATCGAAGTCGTGGCGGCCCACCAGGGTCTTGATCACGTGGGCGGCCATGTCGGCCGGGTGGGCACCGGAGAGTCCGCCGTTGCGTTTCCCGACGGGGGTTCGGACAGCATCAACGATATAGGCTTCGGTCATGGCCATTAATTTAACATAAAATCAAAAGCGCGCCGTCCGGCTGGCGGTGACCGAATCCGCCGTCTAGCGGGAAGCAGAACCCGGCGTGCGGCGCGTGGCCTTGCCGCGCGACCTGGGGGAGTTCGACCCGGAGCGGGGAGACAGGCCGTTACGGACGACCACCTGCGCATTGGCCACGATGGCATCCAGGGATATCCGACGCGGATCCCACCACTCAGCCGCCCAGTTCAGGGCGCCGAGTACGAGCGCCTGGGCGATCTGGTCGTCGAGATCATCCCGCAACTGCCCCTCTGCCCGGGCATCTGCCAGCAGCTTTCGCCAGATTCGGTTATAAGCGGTGGACTCCTTCTTCTGCCGGCTACGCAGATGATCGGGGATCTGTCCGGAGTTGCGGATCGACGCGGTCGCGTAATCGGAGAGTTCCAGTTCGTGGCGGAGGTGTATCTCGACCGCTGCGATGATGCGGTCCATGGGTGACATGCCGTCGGGAAGGCGATCCAGTTCCTCCTGGAGATGTCGTCGCATCTCGCTGATACCGGAGAACATCACTTCTTCGATGAGTTCGTCGCGAGATGCGAAGTAGTAGTAGATCGCCGGAGCCTGTAGTTCCGCGTACTCAGCGACATCCGTGAGTCTTGTTCCGGCGTAGCCTTTCTCGCTCAGAACCCGGGCCGTTGCATCCAGGATGCGGGCCCGGGTACGTTGCGATTTCGTCGGGTCCCCAGTAGCTGTTCCAGCCACTGATCTTGCCGGTCGCCTGGCCACCATTCGATCCTATGTTAGAGCCTTTAACCATGTAGCTTGTACGCGTCGTGTTCCCGGTTGCGTCATTGATCGCCGTCCCCTCCGGGAATCCGTGACCAGTCGATCGGTTGCACCCGGAAACCACGGACATCGCGCATCCCGGGTGCGGTGATGTCGATCTGCCGGCACAGCCGCCGGGCCAGCAGTCGGACGATCTCGGCCTCGTCGTGGTGTTCGCCGGTGACGTACCGCTCCAACCGGTCCTCGGCCTCCTGCCACGATGCCGCCTGCTCGCCGAGCAGTCGAGCCTCCTCCGCACGGTCGAGTTCCTCGGCGTGGTCGCCCGCTCGGGCCGCCCGGTGCAGCCCCGGCAGCAGATCGCGCACGATCCGGAGCCGGAAGGCCAGATAGTCGTCGGGGTCCAGTTCGGTGAGCACCGAATCGAGCACCCGCGCCGCGCTGCGGAATCCGGGATCGTGGCGGATCGCCGGGTAGCTCAACGGGGGTGGGACGTCCAGCTGGTAACCGCTCTCCTCGCTGATGATGGTCAGGCAGATCATCAGCGACATCAGCGACCAGGCCTGCCACTGGGCCAGATCGAATTCGGCTGGCGGATCGGCCCGGGTCCCCGCGGACAGCATCGCGGTCAGCAGCGCGAAGCGGACGGCGTGGAAGTTCACCACCCGGCGGTCGACGGGTGTTCCGGTGATCTTCGCGTAATGGGCGTAAGCGGTGGTCAGATCTCCGATGGGTTGTGCGGTGTCGCGCATGCGCATCGCGCCGAGATCCGCCAGCGGATCGCCCAGACATGAGAACTCGACATCCATCAGCGCCGTGACCCGTCTGTCGTGGTGCAGGAACTGCCCGGCGTCGAAGTGGATCCAGGAAACGGTGTCGCGATGGGTGGGCACGTTGCGGTGCAGCCATCCGATGATGAACTCGATCGTCGGATCGGGTCCGGGTTTGATGCTGCGGTACCACTTCTCGGAGAGTTCGAATCCCATGTAACCGATCTCGCGGGCCGTCGTCGGCCGGTGCAGTCCGATGGCTTCGAACGCGGCTGGGTCGATGCGGTGGGCATGTGCCAGCGCGTCCATGTAGCCGGTGATGACGATGTCGCGGGTGGCGGCGTCGTCGGTGTCGTCGAAACGGT contains:
- a CDS encoding acetyl-CoA C-acetyltransferase codes for the protein MTEAYIVDAVRTPVGKRNGGLSGAHPADMAAHVIKTLVGRHDFDPAAIDDVIFGCLDNIGSQAGDIARTAALAAGLPESVPGVTIDRQCGSAQQAVHFAAQGVMSGTVDLIVAGGVQKMSQFPILSAFAAGEPYGATDPWTGCEGWQARYGDQEISQFRGAEMIAEHWKLSREDNEKFALESHRRAVAAIEAGYFDKEITPYADATVDEGPRPDTSLEKMASLPTLIEGGVLTAAVASQISDGAAALLVASKDAVDRFNLTPRARIHHMSVRGADPVMMLTAPIPATQHALKRAGMSIDDIDAVEINEAFAPVVLAWLAELGADPARVNPNGGAIALGHPIGCTGARLMTSLLHHLERTGGRYGLQTMCEGGGQANVTIIERL
- a CDS encoding TetR/AcrR family transcriptional regulator; translated protein: MARRPARSVAGTATGDPTKSQRTRARILDATARVLSEKGYAGTRLTDVAEYAELQAPAIYYYFASRDELIEEVMFSGISEMRRHLQEELDRLPDGMSPMDRIIAAVEIHLRHELELSDYATASIRNSGQIPDHLRSRQKKESTAYNRIWRKLLADARAEGQLRDDLDDQIAQALVLGALNWAAEWWDPRRISLDAIVANAQVVVRNGLSPRSGSNSPRSRGKATRRTPGSASR
- a CDS encoding phosphotransferase, which gives rise to MPVSAEITVDQDWGTLPEPWPSLFEWVERTAGARLVGWRRQARWRPAWYLTVDDPNQPELYVRCQREESMPWTRTLSLRREYEIMRVLHEHGAVVPKPLGFCEHPEAILMESVRGRDRFDDTDDAATRDIVITGYMDALAHAHRIDPAAFEAIGLHRPTTAREIGYMGFELSEKWYRSIKPGPDPTIEFIIGWLHRNVPTHRDTVSWIHFDAGQFLHHDRRVTALMDVEFSCLGDPLADLGAMRMRDTAQPIGDLTTAYAHYAKITGTPVDRRVVNFHAVRFALLTAMLSAGTRADPPAEFDLAQWQAWSLMSLMICLTIISEESGYQLDVPPPLSYPAIRHDPGFRSAARVLDSVLTELDPDDYLAFRLRIVRDLLPGLHRAARAGDHAEELDRAEEARLLGEQAASWQEAEDRLERYVTGEHHDEAEIVRLLARRLCRQIDITAPGMRDVRGFRVQPIDWSRIPGGDGDQ